In Gloeocapsa sp. DLM2.Bin57, one genomic interval encodes:
- the plsX gene encoding phosphate acyltransferase PlsX, producing MASTRPRIAVDAMGGDHAPNEIVAGAIRASEELDVEIILVGEYEQVQAALNLHPSSKSLRIVNAEGVVEMGEEPIKSLRRKPQASINVAMNLVKNGEADAVVSAGHSGAAMAAAKLRLDTLTGIKRPAIGAMFPTMLAGKSVIILDVGANVDSDPEYLEQFALMGSIYSKYVLDIEAPQVGLLNMGEEPGKGDKLSKETYKLLEANPYINFRGNAEGRDVLSGDFDVIVCDGFVGNVLLKFAEAIGEIMLQTMRQELPYGWRGKIGTTLLKPNLRRIKQRIDHAEHGGALLFGVAGVCIISHGSSQAPSIFNAIRLAKEAITHRVIERIQYPGQIYHQSDNNTIKTPVIE from the coding sequence ATGGCATCAACTCGTCCAAGAATTGCGGTAGACGCTATGGGTGGCGATCACGCACCCAACGAAATTGTAGCGGGAGCTATCCGAGCTTCTGAAGAACTAGATGTGGAGATTATTTTGGTAGGGGAGTACGAACAAGTTCAAGCTGCTTTGAATTTACACCCTAGTTCCAAAAGTTTACGAATTGTTAACGCTGAAGGAGTCGTCGAAATGGGAGAAGAACCCATTAAAAGTCTGCGACGTAAACCCCAAGCTTCCATCAATGTAGCCATGAATTTAGTCAAAAATGGTGAAGCTGATGCTGTTGTCTCAGCAGGACATTCTGGCGCTGCTATGGCTGCAGCTAAACTACGTTTAGACACCTTGACTGGGATTAAAAGACCAGCCATTGGCGCTATGTTTCCTACTATGTTAGCTGGTAAATCAGTAATTATTCTCGATGTGGGTGCTAACGTGGATAGCGATCCCGAATATTTAGAACAATTTGCCCTTATGGGTTCGATCTATAGTAAATATGTACTAGATATCGAAGCACCCCAAGTGGGATTATTGAATATGGGGGAAGAACCTGGAAAAGGGGATAAATTAAGCAAAGAAACTTATAAACTCCTAGAAGCCAATCCCTATATCAATTTTAGAGGTAATGCTGAAGGTAGAGATGTACTCTCGGGTGACTTTGATGTAATTGTCTGTGATGGTTTTGTGGGTAATGTACTCCTAAAATTTGCCGAAGCGATCGGGGAAATTATGTTACAAACTATGCGCCAAGAACTTCCCTATGGTTGGCGCGGAAAAATCGGTACAACTTTGCTTAAACCCAATCTCCGACGTATTAAACAGCGTATCGATCACGCTGAACACGGCGGAGCGCTCTTATTTGGGGTAGCAGGAGTTTGTATTATTAGTCACGGTAGCTCTCAAGCTCCCTCCATTTTTAATGCTATTCGTCTAGCTAAAGAAGCGATCACCCATAGGGTAATCGAACGCATTCAATATCCTGGACAAATATATCACCAATCCGATAACAATACCATTAAAACTCCTGTTATTGAATAA